From a single Glycine soja cultivar W05 chromosome 19, ASM419377v2, whole genome shotgun sequence genomic region:
- the LOC114400729 gene encoding plasma membrane ATPase 1-like codes for MAEKEEAMRVVLKEAVDLENVPLEEVFQTLRCDSNGLTTESAEERLAIFGHNKLEEKKESKVLKFLGFMWNPLSWVMEAAAIMAIALANGGGKPPDWQDFVGIITLLIINSTISFIEENNAGNAAAALMARLAPKAKFLRDGKWVEEDASILVPGDIISVKLGDIIPADARLLEGDPLKIDQSALTGESLPVTKGHGDSVYSGSTCKQGEINAVVIATGVHTFFGKAAHLVDSTNQVGHFQKVLTAIGNFCICSIAVGMIVEIIVMYPIQHREYRPGIDNLLVLLIGGIPIAMPTVLSVTMAIGSHRLAQQGAITKRMTAIEEMAGMDVLCSDKTGTLTLNKLTVDKNLIEIFAKGVDVDTVVQMAARAARLENQDAIDASIVGMLGDPKEARAGIQEVHFLPFNPTDKRTAITYIDSESKMHRVSKGAPEQILNLARNKSEIERRVHSVIDKFADRGLRSLAVAYQEVPDGKKESQGGPWQFIGLLPLFDPPRHDSAETIRRALNLGVNVKMITGDQLAIGKETGRRLGMGTNMYPSSALLGQNKDESIATLPVDELIEKADGFAGVFPEHKYEIVKRLQARKHICGMTGDGVNDAPALKKADIGIAVADATDAARSASDIVLTEPGLSVIISAVLTSRAIFQRMKNYTIYAVSITIRIVLGFMLLALIWQFDFPPFMVLIIAILNDGTIMTISKDRVKPSPYPDSWKLAEIFTTGIILGGYLAMMTVIFFWAAYKTDFFPQTFGVSSLQKKDRDDFRKLASAIYLQVSTVSQALIFVTRARSWSFVERPGLLLVAAFVIAQLIATLIAVYANWSFAAIEGIGWGWAGVVWLYNLVFYIPLDFIKFIIRYALSGRAWDLVIEQRIAFTRKKDFGKEERELKWAHAHRTLHGLHPPETKMFNERTSYTELNQMAEEARRRANIARLRELHTLTGHVESVFRLKGLDIDTIQQAYTI; via the exons ATGGCTGAGAAGGAAGAAGCCATGCGTGTTGTTTTGAAGGAAGCTGTGGATTTG GAAAACGTGCCACTTGAGGAGGTGTTTCAGACTCTGAGGTGTGATTCAAATGGACTCACAACAGAATCTGCTGAGGAGAGGTTGGCCATCTTTGGCCACAACAAACTTGAAGAGAAGAAG GAGAGCAAGGTTTTGAAGTTTTTAGGATTTATGTGGAATCCTCTTTCATGGGTCATGGAAGCTGCAGCAATCATGGCCATTGCTTTGGCCAATGGAGGA GGCAAACCTCCTGATTGGCAAGACTTTGTTGGGATTATCACACTCCTTATTATCAATTCAACAATAAGTTTCATTGAGGAGAACAATGCTGGTAATGCTGCCGCAGCTCTGATGGCTCGTCTAGCACCTAAAGCTAAG TTCCTTCGAGATGGGAAATGGGTTGAGGAGGATGCTAGCATTCTTGTTCCGGGTGATATAATTAGTGTTAAGCTAGGGGATATTATCCCTGCGGATGCTCGTCTACTTGAAGGCGATCCACTGAAGATTGATCAG TCTGCACTTACAGGCGAGTCTCTTCCTGTCACGAAAGGCCACGGTGATAGTGTTTATTCAGGCTCCACATGCAAGCAGGGAGAGATCAATGCAGTTGTTATCGCCACAGGAGTTCATACCTTCTTTGGCAAGGCTGCTCATCTTGTGGACTCCACAAATCAAGTTGGCCATTTTCAGAAG GTCCTGACTGCTATTGGAAACTTCTGCATATGTTCCATTGCTGTGGGAATGATAGTAGAGATCATTGTCATGTACCCAATTCAACACCGGGAATATCGTCCTGGGATTGACAATCTGCTCGTGCTTCTTATCGGAGGAATTCCTATTGCCATGCCTACTGTTTTGTCAGTGACAATGGCAATTGGATCCCATCGCTTAGCTCAGCAG GGTGCTATTACTAAAAGAATGACAGCAATAGAAGAGATGGCAGGAATGGATGTATTATGTAGCGACAAAACTGGAACTTTGACTTTGAATAAACTGACAGTTGACAAGAATCTTATTGAG ATTTTTGCTAAAGGAGTTGACGTAGATACTGTTGTTCAGATGGCCGCTCGGGCTGCGCGATTGGAAAACCAAGATGCTATAGATGCCTCTATTGTAGGCATGTTGGGTGATCCAAAAGAG GCAAGGGCTGGTATTCAAGAGGTTCACTTCCTACCCTTCAATCCAACTGACAAGCGGACTGCGATCACTTATATAGACAGTGAAAGTAAAATGCATCGTGTCAGCAAAGGAGCACCGGAGCAG ATTTTAAATCTTGCACGCAATAAATCAGAGATAGAACGTAGAGTTCATTCTGTCATTGATAAGTTTGCAGACAGGGGCTTACGGTCTCTTGCAGTAGCCTACCAG GAAGTTCctgatggaaagaaagaaagccaAGGAGGGCCTTGGCAATTTATTGGACTGTTGCCTTTATTTGACCCACCTAGACATGATAGTGCTGAGACAATACGAAGGGCATTAAATCTTGGAGTAAATGTTAAAATGATAACAG GTGATCAACTAGCAATAGGAAAAGAAACAGGACGCCGTCTGGGGATGGGAACCAACATGTACCCTTCATCAGCTTTATTGGGCCAAAACAAGGATGAATCAATTGCTACCTTGCCAGTTGATGAGTTGATTGAAAAAGCAGATGGATTTGCTGGTGTTTTTCCTG AACACAAATATGAGATCGTGAAACGTTTACAAGCTAGGAAACACATATGTGGAATGACTGGTGATGGGGTTAATGATGCTCCTGCTCTTAAAAAGGCGGATATTGGAATAGCTGTTGCTGATGCTACTGACGCAGCTCGTAGTGCTTCTGACATTGTTCTGACTGAACCTGGTCTCAGTGTTATCATCAGTGCTGTATTGACCAGTCGAGCAATATTCCAAAGGATGAAGAATTACACA ATCTATGCAGTTTCCATCACAATCCGTATTGTG CTTGGTTTCATGTTACTGGCCCTCATATGGCAATTTGATTTTCCACCATTCATGGTGCTGATTATTGCTATTCTTAATGATG GTACCATTATGACAATATCAAAGGACAGGGTAAAACCATCTCCATATCCAGATAGCTGGAAGTTGGCAGAGATCTTTACCACTGGAATAATTCTTGGTGGTTATTTGGCTATGATGACAGTTATTTTCTTTTGGGCAGCATACAAAACAGATTTTTTCCCT CAAACATTTGGAGTCTCAAGTCTTCAGAAAAAAGATAGGGATGACTTTAGAAAGCTTGCCTCAGCAATATACCTACAAGTTAGCACAGTTAGTCAGGCCCTCATATTTGTTACACGGGCACGGAGTTGGTCATTTGTTGAGCGTCCAGGCTTGTTACTTGTAGCAGCTTTTGTTATTGCCCAGTTG ATAGCTACCTTAATTGCAGTTTACGCAAATTGGAGTTTTGCTGCGATTGAAGGGATTGGATGGGGCTGGGCTGGTGTTGTTTGGCTTTACAACCTCGTCTTTTATATCCCACTTGATTTTATCAAGTTCATAATTCGATATGCCTTGAGTGGAAGGGCTTGGGATCTTGTTATTGAACAAAGG ATTGCTTTTACAAGGAAAAAAGATTTTGGAAAGGAAGAACGTGAACTTAAATGGGCACATGCACATAGGACGCTTCACGGCCTTCACCCACCAGAGACTAAGATGTTCAATGAACGTACAAGTTACACAGAACTTAATCAGATGGCCGAAGAGGCTAGAAGACGCGCAAACATTGCAAg gCTGAGAGAACTGCATACACTGACGGGCCATGTTGAGTCTGTGTTTAGACTGAAGGGCCTTGACATTGACACAATACAGCAAGCATACACTATCTAG
- the LOC114400393 gene encoding putative pentatricopeptide repeat-containing protein At1g16830, whose amino-acid sequence MTVLLRLTHRYDTVPAILSHLETIGCASLTNPVSQLVLLRIYSRAGMYAMLLEAYHHLQASYAFVPDTFARNLVMDALFRVGHSHLALTLTLSLFSHTHPPNFFTFHILLLHLSKLNNNNLNLYLPHIARILRLMLWAGYSPSPLTFQMLLNSLCKINAFPQAYQLLALMTALGINFSVNIWTILIHNYCKFGRLRLANNLFHNMLQTGCSPNVVTYTILFKAFMQSNMPTPAFRLFNVMLSSGQSPDLILCNVLIDCLSKAGRCQDAIQVFLSLSERNLKPDSYTFASLLSTICRSRMFYLLPKLVLVSRHVDADLVFCNALLSSLTKADLPSLAVGFYDHMIDEGFVPDKYTFAGLLSALCCAGRVDKAVNVYHGVVMSYHDTDAHIHTVIIVGLLKTGKFHKAVSVLRFAVMNKYPLDTVAYTVGICALLRGRRTQEACTLYDQMKNNGLKPSVHTYNMMLFTFCKERDLQMIKQILQEMIDSRIYLSGRNFSNLCKYV is encoded by the coding sequence ATGACTGTGCTCCTTCGGCTCACTCACCGCTACGACACCGTTCCAGCCATTCTCTCTCACTTGGAGACCATCGGCTGTGCCTCTCTCACAAACCCTGTATCTCAGTTGGTGCTGTTGAGGATTTACTCGCGTGCGGGTATGTATGCGATGCTCTTGGAGGCTTATCACCACTTGCAAGCCTCTTACGCTTTTGTCCCCGATACCTTTGCTCGTAATTTGGTCATGGACGCTCTCTTTAGGGTCGGTCACTCCCATCTCGCTCTCAccctcactctctctctcttcagcCACACTCATCCCCCTAATTTCTTCACCTTCCACATTTTGCTCCTCCATCTTTCCAAACTAAACAACAACAATCTCAATCTCTACCTCCCTCACATTGCTCGTATACTCAGACTTATGCTCTGGGCCGGTTATTCTCCCTCTCCTCTCACTTTTCAGATGCTTCTCAATTCTCTTTGCAAGATTAATGCATTCCCACAGGCTTATCAGCTCCTCGCTCTCATGACTGCTCTCGGGATCAATTTCTCTGTCAATATTTGGACCATTCTCATCCATAACTACTGTAAATTCGGCCGCCTTCGTCTTGCTAACAACCTCTTCCACAATATGCTTCAAACTGGTTGTTCTCCTAATGTTGTGACATATACCATCTTATTTAAGGCTTTTATGCAATCCAACATGCCAACCCCTGCTTTTCGCTTGTTTAATGTCATGTTATCTTCTGGCCAATCTCCGGATTTAATTCTTTGTAATGTATTAATTGATTGTCTTTCAAAGGCTGGAAGGTGCCAGGATGCAATTCAAGTTTTTCTCAGTTTGTCAGAGCGAAACTTAAAGCCTGATTCTTATACCTTTGCTTCATTGTTATCTACAATCTGTCGTTCTAGAATGTTTTATCTCTTACCTAAACTAGTTCTAGTCTCTAGACATGTAGATGCTGATTTAGTGTTCTGTAATGCTCTTTTAAGCTCTCTTACTAAGGCCGACCTTCCTTCTCTTGCTGTTGGATTCTATGACCATATGATTGATGAAGGTTTTGTGCCAGATAAATATACTTTTGCTGGATTACTAAGTGCACTCTGTTGTGCGGGAAGAGTTGATAAAGCAGTTAATGTGTACCATGGTGTTGTAATGAGTTATCATGACACTGATGCTCACATCCATACTGTAATAATAGTTGGTCTTCTAAAGACCGGAAAGTTTCACAAGGCTGTCAGTGTTTTAAGATTTGCAGTAATGAATAAATATCCACTCGACACTGTAGCATACACAGTTGGCATCTGTGCACTTCTTAGAGGTAGAAGAACTCAAGAGGCTTGCACATTGTATGACCAGATGAAGAACAATGGTCTGAAACCTAGTGTTCATACCTATAATATGATGCTGTTCACTTTTTGTAAAGAAAGGGATCTCCAGATGATAAAACAGATACTGCAAGAGATGATTGATTCAAGGATATATCTGAGTGGCAGAAATTTCTCCAACTTGTGTAAATATGTGTAG
- the LOC114400396 gene encoding probable LRR receptor-like serine/threonine-protein kinase At2g16250, whose translation MVVSLGSISLASEEPDLGGGTRNLQWMLWPISPSCGPSMPPISPFLALFLIVLVSLPSLTVLDLRSCSIVDAIPSTLGNLTNLTSLYLSDDNLTGNVPGTLGQLLALSVLDLSRNSLTGSIPASSAFLENLSSLDMSANFLSGRFPPA comes from the coding sequence ATGGTCGTGTCGTTGGGATCAATATCTCTGGCTTCAGAAGAACCAGACTTGGGAGGAGGAACCCGCAATTTGCAGTGGATGCTTTGGCCTATTTCACCCTCTTGCGGTCCTTCAATGCCTCCAATTTCCCCCTTCCTGGCCCTATTCCTGATTGTTTTGGTCTCTCTCCCTTCACTCACTGTGCTTGATCTTCGTTCTTGCTCCATTGTTGATGCTATTCCCTCCACTCTTGGCAATTTAACCAACCTCACTAGTCTCTATCTCTCTGACGACAACCTCACTGGGAATGTTCCTGGGACTTTGGGTCAACTCTTGGCCCTTTCGGTTCTTGATCTTTCCAGGAATTCTCTTACTGGCTCCATACCAGCCTCCTCCGCCTTTCTTGAGAATCTTTCCTCCCTTGACATGTCTGCTAATTTTTTGTCGGGGCGATTCCCACCGGCATAG